A genome region from Paenibacillus pabuli includes the following:
- a CDS encoding aldo/keto reductase, with protein MKKNRLGSSELYVGEIGLGCMSLGTEVEPAVDLIHEALDRGVNLLDTADLYDAGRNEEIVGQAIKGRREQVIVATKVGNRRLPGKEGWSWDPSKAYIKQAVHDSLKRLQIDYIDLYQLHGGTLDDPIEETIEAFEELKQEGLIRYYGISSIRPNVIREYVRRASIVSVMNQYSVADRRAEEEVLPLLEQKGISVIARGPVASGVLADSGVSKVEKGYLDYTPDQLLAIREGLSRLVTNERSMAQTAIRYALSHPAVAAVVPGASSRAQLLHNIEASESAPLTDAEIQEIRKHVPANLYKQHR; from the coding sequence ATGAAGAAAAACCGTCTGGGCTCATCTGAACTGTACGTCGGAGAAATTGGACTGGGCTGTATGTCGCTCGGAACCGAAGTGGAGCCCGCTGTAGACCTGATTCATGAAGCACTGGATCGTGGTGTCAATCTGCTGGATACAGCTGACCTGTACGATGCAGGACGTAATGAGGAAATTGTAGGGCAAGCGATTAAGGGACGCCGTGAGCAGGTGATTGTGGCAACGAAGGTGGGTAATCGTCGTTTGCCAGGGAAAGAGGGCTGGTCATGGGATCCGTCCAAGGCGTACATCAAGCAAGCTGTCCATGACAGCCTGAAACGCTTGCAGATTGATTATATCGACCTGTATCAGCTGCATGGCGGTACATTGGACGATCCAATCGAAGAAACAATAGAAGCTTTCGAGGAGCTGAAGCAGGAGGGGCTGATTCGGTATTATGGGATATCCTCGATTCGACCTAATGTGATTCGGGAATATGTCAGAAGGGCGTCCATTGTCAGTGTGATGAACCAATACAGTGTCGCGGATCGCCGGGCTGAGGAAGAAGTGCTGCCTTTGCTTGAACAAAAGGGAATCAGTGTCATTGCCCGCGGGCCTGTCGCCAGCGGAGTACTGGCGGATTCCGGTGTTTCCAAGGTAGAGAAAGGTTATCTGGACTATACGCCGGATCAGCTGCTTGCCATTCGTGAAGGCTTGAGCCGGTTGGTTACAAACGAGCGAAGCATGGCGCAAACCGCAATTCGGTATGCCTTGTCCCATCCCGCAGTAGCTGCTGTCGTGCCTGGGGCAAGTTCCCGAGCACAGCTGCTGCACAATATTGAAGCTTCCGAATCTGCACCACTTACGGATGCGGAAATTCAAGAAATACGGAAACATGTTCCGGCCAATCTGTACAAGCAGCACCGCTGA
- a CDS encoding substrate-binding periplasmic protein, with translation MRKSWMLTAILLMVVLVVSACGSKTTDSGSGNEAKASNELEQIKSAGTMKVGMMGTYAPYNFLNDKKEMDGFDADIAREVAKRLGVEVEFVSQEFSGLIPSLQSKKIDAVISQMTITDERKQALDFSEGYITNQVKIIVKSDNNDITKLEDFKGKTIGVGLGTNDETYLRNEVLPKVGDFTIKTYDDVISSLKDLNAGRIDATINNLYALKPIVDANGFDIKAVGEPIKSDQAGIAVRKNNPELVAALNDALQGMKDDGTYNTIFKKWFGEEPAQ, from the coding sequence ATGCGCAAAAGTTGGATGCTGACGGCAATTCTGCTTATGGTCGTGCTGGTAGTAAGTGCATGTGGCAGCAAAACAACTGATAGTGGTAGCGGTAATGAAGCAAAAGCGAGTAATGAACTGGAACAGATCAAGTCGGCTGGTACCATGAAAGTGGGGATGATGGGAACCTATGCACCGTACAACTTCCTGAATGATAAAAAGGAAATGGACGGCTTTGATGCGGATATCGCACGTGAGGTAGCCAAGCGTCTTGGGGTTGAAGTTGAATTTGTATCCCAGGAGTTCTCCGGTCTGATCCCGAGTTTGCAATCCAAGAAAATTGATGCCGTAATCAGCCAGATGACGATCACCGATGAACGGAAACAGGCACTGGACTTCAGTGAAGGCTACATCACAAACCAAGTCAAAATCATTGTGAAAAGTGATAATAACGATATTACCAAACTCGAAGATTTCAAAGGGAAAACGATTGGCGTAGGTCTGGGCACGAATGATGAAACTTACCTGCGTAATGAAGTGCTTCCGAAAGTGGGAGACTTCACCATTAAGACCTATGACGATGTCATTTCTTCACTGAAAGATCTGAATGCTGGACGAATTGATGCGACCATCAACAACCTGTATGCACTGAAACCAATCGTGGATGCCAATGGATTCGACATCAAGGCCGTAGGTGAACCGATCAAGAGTGATCAAGCCGGCATCGCCGTTCGCAAAAACAATCCGGAACTTGTTGCTGCATTGAATGATGCTCTCCAAGGTATGAAGGATGATGGCACGTACAATACCATTTTCAAAAAATGGTTTGGTGAAGAGCCTGCGCAATAA
- the gpmA gene encoding 2,3-diphosphoglycerate-dependent phosphoglycerate mutase: protein MYRVVLIRHGQSMWNVENRFTGWTDVDLTKDGYGEARKAGKILKERGFDFDYAYASVLKRSIRTLDIALDEMDRMWIPITKTWKLNERHYGALQGLNKQQTAVKYGEDQVMEWRRSVSVSPPPLDETDERYVQDLDKYKRLGCTIPRTENLMDTSKRVLEYWNSEIKPMVSAGKRVLISAHGNTLRSLVMHLDEMSEADVMALNIPTGIPLVYELDEDLHPIGHFYLTADGSTYKHEEMTHVAPPSD, encoded by the coding sequence ATGTACAGAGTGGTATTAATTCGTCATGGACAGAGTATGTGGAATGTGGAGAACCGATTCACGGGTTGGACCGATGTGGACCTGACAAAGGACGGGTATGGTGAAGCCCGTAAAGCTGGCAAAATTTTAAAGGAACGGGGTTTTGATTTTGACTACGCTTATGCTTCGGTACTCAAACGTTCCATTCGAACGCTGGACATTGCGCTTGATGAGATGGACCGGATGTGGATTCCGATCACAAAGACATGGAAGCTGAACGAACGTCATTATGGTGCTCTGCAAGGATTGAATAAACAGCAAACTGCTGTCAAGTACGGAGAAGATCAGGTTATGGAATGGAGACGCTCCGTTAGCGTATCTCCACCACCGCTTGATGAAACAGATGAACGTTATGTGCAGGATCTGGACAAGTACAAGCGTCTGGGTTGTACGATTCCCCGTACGGAGAACTTGATGGATACGTCCAAGCGGGTTCTGGAGTACTGGAACAGCGAGATCAAACCAATGGTTTCGGCCGGGAAAAGGGTACTGATCTCTGCGCACGGGAATACACTTCGTTCTCTCGTCATGCATTTGGATGAGATGTCGGAAGCCGATGTCATGGCGCTCAACATTCCCACGGGCATTCCGCTTGTTTACGAGCTGGATGAAGATTTACATCCCATCGGACACTTCTACCTGACTGCGGATGGTTCGACCTACAAACACGAAGAAATGACCCATGTAGCACCTCCGTCTGATTGA
- a CDS encoding cation:proton antiporter, whose product MEFILVLALILIFTKLAGDLSVRLGQPSVLGKLIVGVVLGPAILGWVQQSDFVHYMAEIGVLLLMFIAGLETDLDQLKKNWKAAFAVAVGGIILPFIGGYGAAIAFGMSQTHALFFGLLFCATSVSISVQTLKDMDQLSSREGTTILGAAVVDDVLVVVLLAVMMSLLGTGAGDTSISLLIGKKLLFFVIIIAAGWFLVPRIMKWMAPLKVTETVITTGLIICFGFSYFAEWMGVAGIIGAFAAGIAISQTNFKHEVESKVEPIAYSIFVPVFFVSIGLNVTFDGVGSQIWFIIAISLIAIVTKLLGGGAGARLTGFDRVSSLAIGSGMISRGEVALIIASTGLASGLLDPEYFTSVVIMVIVTTLVTPPLLKITFARKKGEARVEQGIEEAHLNG is encoded by the coding sequence ATGGAATTCATTTTGGTTCTTGCATTAATTCTGATTTTCACCAAGCTTGCTGGAGATCTATCCGTAAGACTTGGGCAACCCTCAGTACTAGGAAAGCTCATTGTTGGTGTTGTTCTGGGACCTGCTATTCTGGGGTGGGTTCAACAATCCGATTTCGTTCACTACATGGCTGAGATCGGTGTTCTGCTGTTAATGTTCATTGCCGGACTTGAGACGGATCTGGATCAACTGAAAAAAAATTGGAAGGCTGCCTTTGCTGTTGCAGTCGGTGGGATCATTCTTCCATTTATCGGAGGATACGGTGCTGCTATAGCTTTTGGAATGTCCCAAACTCATGCACTTTTCTTTGGACTTTTATTCTGTGCCACGTCTGTAAGTATTTCCGTCCAGACACTAAAGGACATGGATCAGCTCAGTTCACGTGAGGGTACTACAATTCTCGGTGCAGCTGTAGTCGATGACGTTCTGGTGGTTGTACTGCTTGCTGTCATGATGAGCTTGCTGGGTACGGGTGCAGGCGACACGTCAATCAGCCTACTTATTGGTAAAAAGTTATTATTCTTCGTTATTATTATCGCTGCCGGCTGGTTCCTTGTCCCTCGAATCATGAAGTGGATGGCACCTCTCAAAGTTACAGAGACTGTCATTACTACAGGATTAATCATCTGTTTCGGATTTTCTTATTTCGCTGAATGGATGGGCGTTGCCGGAATTATTGGTGCATTTGCGGCGGGTATTGCCATTTCTCAAACTAATTTCAAACATGAAGTTGAAAGCAAAGTTGAGCCCATTGCCTATAGTATTTTTGTACCGGTATTCTTCGTAAGTATCGGTCTGAATGTTACTTTTGACGGTGTAGGTTCCCAAATCTGGTTTATCATTGCGATCAGTTTAATTGCTATTGTGACGAAGCTGCTGGGCGGAGGAGCCGGCGCACGGCTTACCGGGTTTGATCGCGTTTCGTCTCTGGCCATTGGCTCTGGCATGATTTCTCGGGGTGAGGTTGCACTTATCATTGCCTCAACCGGACTTGCTTCTGGCTTGCTCGACCCTGAATATTTCACCAGCGTTGTCATTATGGTTATCGTAACTACGCTCGTTACTCCTCCTTTGCTCAAAATAACCTTTGCTCGCAAAAAAGGAGAAGCTCGTGTTGAACAAGGGATTGAGGAAGCTCATTTGAATGGATAG
- a CDS encoding TetR/AcrR family transcriptional regulator, whose protein sequence is MSKGNPKEPGEERRDQIIRIALQRFATHGYHQTKISDIVREAGVAQGTFYWHFKSKEAIAEEIVLTGREKLLEAIGQGYRKDAGSVEDMVKASERLFISLFSFAADNRYFMELLLKGIVTEESVRRLVEDTRGAVESAFRHNMERAIELGMLPPSMDVPVRAALLVSMIEGMISRWLFGSAELHEGISAKTAQSLAAEASSFEFYGLLGT, encoded by the coding sequence ATGTCCAAAGGAAATCCTAAGGAACCCGGGGAAGAACGCCGGGATCAGATTATACGTATTGCGTTGCAGCGATTTGCAACTCATGGGTACCATCAGACCAAAATATCGGATATTGTTCGTGAAGCTGGCGTAGCCCAAGGGACGTTTTATTGGCATTTCAAGAGCAAGGAAGCCATTGCTGAAGAGATTGTGTTAACCGGCAGAGAGAAGCTTCTTGAAGCCATCGGTCAGGGGTATCGCAAGGATGCAGGATCAGTGGAGGATATGGTCAAGGCGTCAGAGCGACTGTTCATCAGCTTGTTCTCTTTTGCCGCAGACAACCGTTACTTTATGGAGCTGCTGCTGAAGGGCATCGTGACCGAAGAGTCGGTACGACGTCTGGTTGAGGATACAAGGGGCGCTGTGGAGTCGGCGTTCCGCCATAACATGGAACGTGCAATCGAACTTGGCATGCTGCCTCCATCCATGGATGTGCCTGTACGGGCTGCTCTACTGGTGAGCATGATTGAAGGCATGATCTCCCGCTGGCTGTTTGGCTCCGCGGAGCTGCATGAAGGCATATCAGCCAAGACAGCACAATCGCTCGCTGCGGAAGCATCAAGCTTTGAATTTTACGGTTTGCTGGGCACGTAA
- a CDS encoding sensor histidine kinase → MLRRFIRVSNNLKLKHKLLISYVLVVMIPVLIIGLAVTGYFRQQALDNAIGQTINNVDKIKSQTATLLRVPTDISDILMFNNDLKEIVNKRYSSVMELTSAYLAYKDFQEYKRQYREIAGIRFYSDNPTLINNLEFIPLNEQTKESYWYQKALLSTNTGWFYIPDEEDNPVHKLSLVRKVPFPEYRTEGVLLIEINQDELNELLRQEPFETLIADEQGYVVAAKNTDLVGKTLDELDFGVDLQNQAKGTLEADFQGEPSNIVIDELRPVSSMNSLKVISVFETKDIVKDANTISLIGMLFISLVLIIALLLVYIISFLTSNRLLRLSKHLNKLALGDLNVTSRIDGDDEIGQLSRQFNYMVKSINELMTQVVETTEQNNQLEIAQKEIKLKMMASQINPHFLFNALESIRMKAHIKGEAEIANIVRLLGKLMRKSLEIGSGKTTFQAELEMVSSYLEIQKFRYGDRLAFQIHIDPGAEKIYIPPLIVQPLVENAIVHGLENKEGTVHVNIDIRLVNDVVKVRVKDDGAGITPERLEEVMQFIRGPEEQEKSRIGLRNVHQRLTLTYGEPYGLQITSVYGEGTEIAFDLPSGGEQHV, encoded by the coding sequence ATGTTAAGAAGGTTTATACGTGTATCGAACAATCTCAAATTGAAGCATAAACTGCTGATTTCCTATGTACTTGTCGTCATGATTCCGGTTCTGATCATTGGTCTTGCCGTGACCGGATACTTCCGGCAGCAGGCACTCGATAATGCCATTGGACAGACGATCAACAACGTGGACAAAATTAAGAGCCAGACAGCCACATTGCTGCGTGTGCCGACTGATATTTCCGATATTCTTATGTTCAACAACGACCTGAAAGAGATTGTGAACAAACGCTATTCCAGCGTAATGGAACTGACTTCCGCTTATTTGGCCTATAAGGATTTTCAGGAATACAAGCGACAGTACCGTGAGATAGCAGGCATTCGTTTTTATTCTGATAATCCCACCCTGATCAACAATCTCGAGTTCATTCCGTTGAATGAACAGACGAAGGAAAGTTACTGGTACCAAAAAGCGCTGTTATCAACGAACACGGGATGGTTCTACATTCCGGACGAGGAAGATAATCCGGTTCATAAACTCAGCCTGGTGCGCAAAGTCCCTTTTCCTGAATATCGCACCGAGGGAGTACTGCTGATTGAAATTAATCAGGATGAGCTCAATGAATTGCTTCGACAGGAACCTTTTGAAACGCTGATTGCGGATGAGCAGGGTTATGTTGTGGCTGCCAAAAATACGGATCTGGTTGGCAAAACGCTGGATGAGCTGGATTTTGGCGTGGATTTACAGAATCAGGCCAAAGGAACACTGGAAGCTGACTTTCAGGGAGAGCCGTCCAATATCGTTATCGATGAGCTGCGTCCTGTGTCGAGTATGAACAGCTTGAAGGTGATCTCGGTCTTTGAGACCAAAGATATCGTCAAGGATGCCAACACAATCAGTTTGATCGGTATGCTCTTTATCTCCCTTGTCTTAATCATTGCCCTTTTACTTGTATATATTATTTCATTCCTTACATCGAACAGGCTGCTTCGTCTTAGCAAGCATCTGAACAAGCTGGCCCTTGGGGATTTGAATGTGACGTCCAGAATCGACGGGGATGATGAGATTGGGCAATTATCGAGACAATTCAATTACATGGTCAAAAGCATAAACGAACTCATGACTCAGGTCGTTGAAACGACCGAGCAGAACAACCAATTGGAAATCGCGCAGAAAGAGATTAAACTGAAAATGATGGCAAGTCAGATTAATCCTCACTTTTTGTTTAACGCTCTGGAATCCATTCGTATGAAAGCTCATATCAAAGGGGAGGCCGAAATTGCCAATATCGTCAGACTCCTCGGTAAACTGATGCGCAAAAGCCTTGAAATTGGCAGTGGAAAGACAACTTTTCAGGCTGAACTCGAAATGGTGAGTTCCTATCTGGAAATTCAAAAATTCCGCTACGGGGATCGGCTTGCCTTTCAGATTCATATCGATCCCGGAGCAGAGAAGATATACATTCCGCCTTTGATCGTTCAACCTCTGGTGGAGAATGCCATCGTGCATGGATTGGAGAATAAAGAGGGAACGGTCCATGTCAATATAGATATTCGTCTGGTAAATGATGTGGTGAAGGTTCGCGTCAAGGATGATGGTGCAGGTATCACGCCAGAGCGCCTTGAAGAGGTGATGCAATTTATCCGCGGGCCGGAGGAGCAAGAGAAGAGCCGGATTGGTTTGCGCAATGTGCATCAACGGTTAACACTGACTTACGGTGAACCATACGGATTACAAATTACGAGTGTGTATGGGGAAGGAACAGAGATTGCTTTTGACTTACCTTCAGGAGGGGAACAGCATGTATAA
- the bacA gene encoding undecaprenyl-diphosphate phosphatase, with the protein MGIIEGLTEFLPVSSTGHMILTAHLLGLSEDNESVKTFEVVVQLGAVLAVVVLYWNKFIDMFRFTGGKRSYSQRLNLVHIFLAMVPAVVIGLVFRDWIKAHLFGPETVLYSLVIGGILMIVAERWSHRSDRITTHDVDDITYKQAFVVGLFQILALWPGFSRSGSTISGGLFAGVSRVAAAEFTFLVSVPIMIGATGYDLYKSIDHLNGSDFPIFAIGFIAAFIVAMLAIKTFLSILKKLSLTVFAIYRFVLAAVFFFILMM; encoded by the coding sequence ATGGGCATCATCGAAGGTTTGACTGAGTTTTTGCCCGTGTCCTCAACCGGACACATGATTCTGACCGCCCATTTGCTGGGATTATCGGAGGACAACGAGTCAGTCAAAACGTTTGAGGTGGTTGTTCAACTCGGTGCTGTACTTGCTGTCGTTGTGCTCTACTGGAACAAATTCATTGACATGTTCCGCTTCACTGGAGGCAAGAGGAGCTACTCCCAACGTCTGAACCTCGTACATATCTTTTTGGCGATGGTACCGGCCGTAGTCATTGGACTTGTTTTTCGGGACTGGATCAAGGCACATCTTTTTGGGCCAGAGACCGTATTGTACAGTTTGGTCATCGGTGGGATCTTGATGATTGTAGCTGAGCGCTGGAGCCACCGCAGTGATCGAATCACAACACATGATGTGGACGATATTACGTATAAACAGGCATTTGTTGTGGGTCTTTTTCAGATTTTGGCGTTGTGGCCAGGCTTCTCCCGTTCCGGTTCAACGATCTCCGGCGGATTGTTCGCAGGGGTAAGCCGTGTTGCTGCTGCTGAGTTCACCTTCCTGGTGTCCGTTCCCATCATGATTGGAGCAACAGGATACGACCTCTACAAAAGCATCGATCACCTGAATGGTAGTGACTTCCCTATCTTTGCGATTGGATTTATCGCTGCATTTATCGTAGCCATGCTCGCCATCAAGACGTTCCTGTCCATTTTGAAAAAACTCAGTCTGACCGTCTTTGCGATCTATCGCTTTGTGCTGGCAGCCGTGTTCTTTTTCATTTTGATGATGTAA
- a CDS encoding thioredoxin family protein: MERIQSEQQYRDTINSDGLTVIKFDTNWCPDCKNLDRFIGEVVDQHTDKTFYAMDAEEFQPLAEENAVRGIPSLLVFQNGKKIAHLHSKWAKTPTQISEYLETLESKV, translated from the coding sequence ATGGAAAGAATTCAAAGTGAACAACAATACCGTGATACCATTAATTCAGACGGATTGACCGTCATCAAATTTGATACAAACTGGTGCCCAGACTGCAAAAACCTCGATCGCTTTATTGGCGAAGTTGTAGATCAGCACACGGACAAAACCTTCTATGCAATGGATGCAGAGGAATTCCAACCGCTGGCTGAGGAGAATGCGGTACGCGGCATTCCAAGTTTGCTCGTGTTCCAGAACGGCAAGAAGATTGCCCACCTGCATAGCAAATGGGCAAAAACGCCTACACAAATCTCCGAATACCTGGAGACGCTGGAATCCAAGGTATAA
- a CDS encoding amino acid ABC transporter ATP-binding protein, whose translation MITTTGLKKHFGNNEVLTNIDLHVNAKDIVVLLGPSGSGKSTLLRCLNGLEELSGGKIEVNGIVVDSTDPLRVQRSRVLEIRRQTGMVFQQFNLYPHKTVLGNVMEGPVTVKKIKRDEAAERGRILLDRVGLSDKQDAYPSRLSGGQQQRVAIARALAMEPEVMLFDEPTSALDPELVGEVLSVMKELAQEGMTMLVVTHELKFARNVANKIVFMADGSIVEEASPQAFFEHPVHERTRKFLQQITEF comes from the coding sequence ATGATTACTACGACAGGATTGAAGAAACATTTCGGGAATAATGAAGTACTCACGAATATTGATCTGCACGTGAATGCAAAAGATATCGTAGTGCTGCTAGGACCCAGTGGTTCAGGCAAAAGTACATTGCTCCGCTGTCTGAATGGACTTGAGGAACTATCCGGCGGAAAGATCGAAGTGAACGGCATTGTCGTGGACAGTACCGATCCGCTGCGAGTTCAGCGCTCACGGGTGCTTGAGATCCGCCGTCAGACCGGCATGGTGTTTCAGCAATTCAACCTTTACCCGCACAAAACGGTACTGGGAAATGTGATGGAAGGCCCCGTGACGGTAAAAAAAATCAAACGCGACGAAGCGGCAGAACGCGGTCGCATTCTGCTGGATCGTGTAGGTCTGTCGGACAAGCAGGATGCTTATCCATCCCGCTTGTCGGGTGGACAACAGCAGCGGGTTGCGATTGCTCGTGCACTTGCCATGGAGCCGGAAGTGATGCTGTTTGATGAGCCGACTTCAGCTCTTGACCCGGAACTTGTAGGCGAGGTTCTTTCGGTCATGAAAGAATTGGCGCAGGAAGGCATGACAATGCTGGTGGTTACGCATGAATTGAAATTTGCCCGAAATGTGGCCAATAAAATCGTGTTTATGGCAGATGGTTCGATCGTGGAAGAAGCCAGTCCGCAGGCGTTTTTTGAGCATCCGGTACATGAACGAACACGGAAATTTTTGCAGCAAATTACTGAATTCTAA
- a CDS encoding amino acid ABC transporter permease — MELVYQNIPFFLKGAYYTLYLTVISMFFAFIIGVLVAVARLKGPMWLRLIARFYVSIMRGTPLLVQLFVIYFGLVDYGVTLGSLTAACLGLSLNAGAFLSETFRGAIQAVPKGQTEAAYATGMTPFQTMKRIVFPQAVRIAIPPMGNTFIGMLKETSLVATIGVTELLRSAQLLVAQYYVNMPFYLAIGVMYWIMSIGFSAILEQVERRLARAY; from the coding sequence ATGGAACTGGTATATCAGAATATCCCCTTCTTTTTGAAGGGGGCATACTACACACTGTATTTAACTGTAATATCTATGTTTTTTGCGTTTATTATCGGAGTGCTCGTTGCCGTTGCACGTCTTAAGGGGCCAATGTGGCTCCGGTTAATCGCAAGATTCTACGTATCGATCATGCGAGGAACCCCGCTGCTGGTGCAATTATTCGTTATTTATTTCGGATTGGTCGATTACGGCGTAACCTTGGGGTCGCTAACGGCAGCGTGTCTGGGATTGAGCTTGAATGCAGGCGCATTCCTGTCTGAGACTTTCCGGGGTGCCATTCAAGCTGTACCGAAAGGCCAGACAGAGGCAGCTTACGCAACGGGAATGACTCCATTCCAAACCATGAAAAGGATCGTGTTTCCTCAGGCTGTCCGTATTGCCATTCCACCGATGGGGAATACGTTTATTGGTATGCTGAAGGAAACGTCACTGGTGGCAACCATCGGAGTAACGGAGCTGCTTCGGTCGGCACAGCTGCTGGTCGCACAATATTATGTTAATATGCCTTTTTATCTTGCAATCGGTGTGATGTACTGGATTATGAGTATCGGCTTCTCGGCCATTCTGGAACAAGTGGAGCGCCGGTTGGCGCGGGCTTACTGA
- a CDS encoding OsmC family protein, giving the protein MNVTTVWKGKRAFTSEGPSGYAVGMDATAAYGGDSQGATPMELLLAGLGGCMGIDITMILDAFLDKITGIEIEAQGTRSEGMPKGFTSIDLIFKVDGDIPDYRIWKAIQMAEEKYCAVSASLSADIHPKLILNGVETPRP; this is encoded by the coding sequence ATGAATGTAACAACCGTATGGAAAGGCAAACGCGCGTTTACTTCCGAAGGACCCTCTGGATATGCTGTAGGCATGGATGCCACCGCTGCTTATGGTGGTGACAGTCAGGGTGCTACCCCGATGGAACTGTTACTTGCAGGCCTTGGAGGATGCATGGGAATCGATATTACGATGATTTTGGATGCCTTCCTGGACAAAATCACCGGCATTGAGATTGAAGCTCAGGGTACGCGCAGTGAAGGGATGCCAAAAGGTTTTACGTCCATTGACCTGATCTTCAAAGTCGACGGAGATATCCCGGATTACCGCATCTGGAAAGCGATCCAAATGGCTGAAGAGAAATACTGTGCCGTATCGGCTTCGTTGAGCGCGGATATTCATCCTAAACTGATTCTGAATGGGGTAGAGACACCTCGTCCTTAA
- a CDS encoding DUF420 domain-containing protein encodes MGKHNKGDSNIQSNSATPTSNKNFAGIIITISILANVIILLLFFAPSIGYKGDVAFDITVLPRFNAVFNSFTFIFLLAALIAIIKKNVKLHKRFILAAFSTTLLFLVTYLSFHYLSPETSKYGGEGMVRSIYFFILITHSILAAIIVPLALFTLVWGWTNQLKKHRKIARWTMPIWLYVSSTGVVVYLMMAPYY; translated from the coding sequence TTGGGCAAACATAACAAAGGGGATTCGAATATTCAATCCAATTCGGCAACCCCGACCAGTAATAAAAATTTTGCAGGTATCATTATTACCATTTCCATTCTCGCCAATGTCATTATTTTATTGTTGTTCTTCGCACCGTCGATCGGATACAAAGGGGATGTGGCCTTTGATATTACCGTTCTGCCGCGGTTCAATGCCGTATTTAACAGCTTCACCTTCATTTTCCTGCTTGCCGCGCTGATTGCTATTATCAAAAAGAACGTAAAGCTCCATAAACGATTTATTCTTGCTGCGTTCTCCACAACACTGCTGTTTCTTGTCACGTATTTGTCATTCCACTATCTCTCTCCGGAAACGTCTAAATACGGTGGAGAAGGCATGGTTCGATCCATTTACTTCTTCATTTTGATTACCCACAGTATCCTTGCAGCCATTATTGTGCCGTTGGCTTTGTTCACCCTCGTCTGGGGCTGGACGAATCAATTGAAGAAACACCGCAAAATTGCTCGCTGGACGATGCCGATCTGGTTGTATGTCAGTTCCACAGGTGTAGTCGTTTACCTGATGATGGCTCCATACTATTAA